One Hippoglossus hippoglossus isolate fHipHip1 chromosome 5, fHipHip1.pri, whole genome shotgun sequence genomic window carries:
- the slc25a20 gene encoding mitochondrial carnitine/acylcarnitine carrier protein has product MSKQPQPISPMKNFFAGGFGGVCLVFAGHPLDTIKVRLQTQAKPKPGEKLIYGGTIDCFKKTLAKEGMKGLYKGMAAPIIGVAPMFAVCFFGFGLGKKLQQRTPDEILTYQQLFAAGMLSGVFTTAIMAPGERIKCLLQIQAATGEVKYAGPMDCVKQLYREFGIRGVYKGTALTLMRDVPASGMYFMSYEWLKNLLTPAGKSHNELSIPSVLFAGGMAGIFNWAVAIPPDVLKSRFQTAPEGKYPNGVRDVLRELIREEGVASLYKGFNAVMLRAFPANAACFLGFEMAMKFLNWLAPSH; this is encoded by the exons ATGTCTAAACAGCCGCAGCCGATCAGCCCGATGAAGAACTTCTTCGCCGGGGGGTTCGGAGGAGTCTGCCTGGTGTTCGCCGGACATCCACTGGACACCATTAAA gTGCGTTTACAAACTCAGGCCAAACCCAAACCTGGAGAGAAGCTCATATACGGTGGAACTATCGACTGTTTCAAGAAGACCTTGGCCAAAGAG GGTATGAAAGGGCTTTATAAAGGCATGGCGGCCCCGATCATTGGAGTCGCACccatgtttgctgtgtgtttctttggATTCGGACTTGGCAAGAAACTCCAACAGAGAACTCCTGATGAAATCCTCAC GTATCAACAGCTGTTTGCTGCAGGGATGTTGTCCGGCGTGTTCACCACGGCCATCATGGCTCCCGGAGAGCGAATCAAATGCCTCCTACAG ATCCAGGCAGCAACTGGTGAGGTGAAGTATGCTGGACCCATGGACTGTGTCAAACAGCTGTACAGAGAGTTTGGGATCAGAGGAGTCTACAAAGGCACAGCTCTGACTCTCATGAGAG ACGTTCCAGCGAGCGGGATGTACTTCATGTCCTACGAGTGGCTGAAGAATCTCCTCACGCCAGCAGGAAAAAG CCACAACGAGCTCAGCATTCCCAGTGTGCTGTTTGCCGGAGGAATGGCCGGGATCTTCAACTGGGCCGTCGCAATTCCACCCGACGTCCTCAAGTCTCGTTTCCAGACAG CTCCTGAGGGAAAATATCCCAACGGCGTCCGGGACGTCCTGCGGGAGCTGATAAGAGAGGAGGGCGTGGCCTCGCTGTATAAAGGCTTCAATGCCGTCATGCTTCGAGCTTTCCCCGCAAACGCA GCTTGTTTCTTAGGATTTGAAATGGCAATGAAGTTCTTGAACTGGTTGGCACCAAGCCACTGA